The genomic region CCGTTGTTAATACCTCATAAATACGACCAGCAGCCACACTAGCACGAGGAATCATAATAGCAATAACTGCGATCATAATAAAGGCCATAATAATTTGCATTGCATATTGCATAAATGCCATCATTTTACCAATATCTAATGTTCCAGCATCAATTTCTTTTGCTCCAAACCATACAATAGCTACCATAACAACATTCATAATAAATGTAATTAATGGCATTAAACAAGACATGGAACGATTGGTAAATAGATTTACTTTAGTAAGTTCATTATTTGCTTTTTCAAAACGATCCTCACTATATGCTTCATTTCCAAAAGCACGAATTACTAACATCCCACTTAAGTTTTCTCTCATCGTTAAATTTAGTTTATCAATTAATGTTTGAATAATTTTAAACTTTGGTAATACAACTGTAAAAGCAACCATAATAATACATAAAATAACAATAATAACCAATACAATAATCCAAGCCATACTAGCTGCATTATTCAATGCATGAATAATTCCACCAATACCCATCATTGGTGCAAAGAATACAATTCTTAGCATCATAACAGTAACCATTTGTACTTGAGTAATATCATTGGTAGTACGAGTAATTAAAGAAGCCGTAGAAAACTTATTAAATTCTTCATTAGAAAAACTTTCTACTTTTTCAAAAATAGCCTTACGTAAATTACGTGCTACTCCAGCCCCTATTCTAGCTGCTAATAAAGACACAGAAATGGCACACACAGTACCTATAAAAGCCACTACTAACATTGTTAAACCAATTGATTTAATATAATCATTTTGTAATTCATCAATATCTCTACCTAATGATTCATATTCACTTAATACAGCAGTACCTGCTGCAATTAAAGAAGTAGATTCTCCTAATGTTTCAATCATTGCATCTACATCACTAAATACTGCTTCTAAATCTTCTTCACTCATATAAGAGAATAATGTATAAACATCACTACCTTCTGGTAACATTGCCAACATTGTAGCATATTCTTCACTTGTTAAATCTACTTCTTCTAAAGAAGCAAGAAGCATAAATGGACGTAACAATACTTCATTTAATGCATCACGATCAAATGTATCATTTAATACATAAATATTTTGATCATCAATAGTACTATACAAATCAAGAATATCTTGATCAATTTCACTATTTTCTATTAACGTATAGTTTTCTTCCAATACTTCTATTTCTTGATCATCTAAAAAAATACAAATATGATCATATGTTTCTTCACTCATTACTTGGGCTACTGCATCTTCTGCCCCACCTGATTGAATCCCATTTGTTACAATCTCCGACATATAATCGGGTAACGATAATTCTGCTTGTGATTGAACAAATAATAAACCAACAATAATAATAATAGATACTAAAAATGGTTTATAATAATTCTTTAACTTTATCATTCAAAATCCTCCTTAATTCTCTTTATATTTGCTTCTAAACGACTTACAAATCCTACCATTTGTTCTAATTCTTGATTTTCAAAACCATCCAGTAGCCCCTTCATTGATTTTTCAACTACTGCTTTACCTTCAATGACTCTGTCAATACCACCATCTGTAAGTGTTAAAAGCGTATTCCTTTTATCAAGACTATCTTGTTGTTTTTTCAAAAAACCTGCATTCTCTAGTCTCTGTATTCCAACGGAAAGGGTAGCTGGACTAATATGCATCATACCTGCTAATTCTCTTTGATTCATTTCACCTTTTCGATATATCAACATCATCAAACGAAATTGCCATAAAGTAATATCTACTGGTGCCTTTTTCTTTTCGATTGCTGTTAATTCATGAACACTCTTTTTTAATATCGCGATACGATCCATTAGAATTTCTGCACGTTCAAACATCTTATCATCCATTATCCATCCTCCTTTAGTTAGTCTACTAACAATTAGTATACTAACTATTTATTTAAAGTCAACAAAAAAAGTATATTTACATATACTTTTCTAATAATATGATTGTTTCTTCAATATATGCACCACATGTTCCCAATCTTACTTCTTTACCTTCTATCTTCTTTAATCCTTTTAATTCTTCACAACGAAGTGCTCCACGACTTGCTTCAAATTCTCTTAAGAATTCAGTTGTTATTTCTTCCACTGATTTCTTTACTGTTTTGTCTGCTTCGATTTGGCCATATCGTAAGCTAAGCACCATTGCTCCTCCTAAAAGTGCTCCACATATTTCACGAATATGTCCAACACCTCCACCTAAACCATAAGAAATATGCATTGCAGTATCCATATCAATATCTAATACATCTACATAACTCCCTAATACAGCTTGGCAACAATTGTAACCCTTCTTTACAATTTCTTTCCCTAATAAAACTCTTTCATTTACGTCCATGTTATCTAATCTGTCCTCTCCCATATATTTTATATTTGGTTGTAGTGATTTCTTGTAATCCCATTGGTCCTCTTGCATGCAATTTTTGAGTACTAATACCTACTTCAACCCCAAAACCAAACTCTCCACCGTCACTAAAGCGGGTAGATGCATTCGCATACACACAAGCACTATCTACTTGATTTAAAAACAATTCACAACGTTCCATGTTTTCACTAACAATTGCTTCTGAGTGTTTTGTAGAAAATTGTTGAATATGAGCTATTGCTTCTTCAAAATGATCAACGACCTTAATATTACACGCCTTACTACCATACTCTGTTGAATAACTATCCTCATTAATAAGGAAACATTGGATAAAGCTTTTTGTTTTAGAACAACCATACATTTTTACTTCTTCTTTTATAAAAGCATCATATAATAATTCTAAAAACTCTTTTGCAATAGCTTGGTGTACAATAATCGTTTCTAATGCATTACATACAGAAGGTCTTTGAACCTTCCCATTTAACGCAATAGCTTTCGCTTTTTCTAAGTCTGCATCTTTATCCACAAATAAATGACATACTCCTGCACCTGTTTCAATAACTGGTACTAAGGAATTTTTAGTTACATGTTGGATTAATGTTGCACTACCCCTAGGAATCAATAAATCTAAATATTCTTTAGCTTGTAGTAATATGTCTACATCTTGTCTAGACGATGTTTCAATGTATATAATAGCATCTTTTCCTAAAATATCAAGTGTAGCTTCTACCATTAGCTTTGTTAGCACCATATTCGAATAAAATGCTTCTTTTCCACCTTTTAAAACACATACATTTCCTGATTTAATACATAAGCTAGCAATATCTATTGTTACATTTGGTCTTGATTCATAAATAACTCCAATCACACCAATTGGTACACGTACTTGTTGTATTTCTAAACCATTATCTTTATGAATTTCTCTTACCTTTTGACCAATTGGATCTTCTAATTCGATTACCTTTTGAATATCTTGTACCATTGCCTTAATTCTAGATTCATCTAATAATAATCGATCAATCATTGCTTCACTTAAACCAGTTATTCTAGCATTATCAATATCTTTGTTATTTTCTTCCACAATTTGATCAATATGTGCTAGTAGCGTATCTTGAATCTTTTTTAAAGCAAGATTCTTATCTTTTGTTTCTAAAACAGCAAGTCTTGTTTTTGCATTCGCTGCATCTTTTAATTGTTGTTTAATTACTTGTTCCATGTTTCCCCTCCATTAATACTAAATCATTTGCATGAATGATTTCTCCTCTTACATAAGTAGATAAAATAGTTTGCATTTCCTTGCTTTTTCTACCCTTCACTAAATCAATTTCATGACTTGCATATCCTACAATCCCTCGAGCAATAATGTTTCCTTGCACGTCTACAATATCCACTACTTGCCCTTGTAAAAAAACTCCTACTACTTCTACAATCCCTGAAGATAATAAACTAGTATGTAAATTTAATAATGCCTTTTTACAACCATCATCTACTATTAATTTCCCTTTAGGAATACTACGATATAAAATCCAATGATTACGTAAAGAAAGATTTCTTCCTAACTTACTACTAAAATAAGTCCCAATATCTTTTCCTTCTAAAACATCTAATAATCCTGTTTTTTCATTACTAGAAACAATAGCCATATCTATATTAGCATCCATCACTATTTTAGCTGCATGAATCTTACTAGACATCCCACCTGTCCCTACTTTACTAACAGTTCCTTTTGCCATATCCATAATATCTTGGCCTATTGTTTGAACATAAGGGATTCTTTTTGCATCCTTATTAGTATGTGGATTATCATCATATAATCCATCAATATCACTAGTAATAATTAATAAGTCTGCTTTTACAATTGGTGCCATTAAGGCAGCCAATGTATCATTATCACCTACTTTTATTTCATCCGTAGCCAATGTATCATTTTCATTAATAATCGCAATAGCTCCATATTCATGAATAGATTCTAAAGCATTCGTTAAATTCATTAATCTTTTACGATCATCAAAATCATCATGATTTACTAATATTTGAGCACAATGACATTCAAATATTTTAAATACATCTTCATAAGCTTTCATTAAATGAGCTTGTCCAATTGCAGCTAGTGCTTGTTTTTGTTTCATTTGAGTAGGTTTCTCTTTTAAAGCAAGTACTCCCATACCTGCTCCAATAGCCCCACTAGATACTAGTGTTACTTTTATCCCTCTTCGTTGTATTTCAACAATTTGTACAACTAAATGCATCATCTTTTCTAAACTTAATACACCTAAATCATCACATAAAGAACTTGTCCCTATCTTTATCATTACACTTTGCATTTTTTAATCCCCCATTTTTCTTAGAATAGCATACTATAACAATAAAAAAAAGGAATATAAATTATATTCCTAAAATAAATGATACTTTCTTCTATTTTTAAACAATTGAAAAACACTTAAAAACAAAGTACATAGTTCTCCAATTGGTAAAGCTAAAAAGATTCCATTCACTCCTACATAAATTGGTAAAACATATAAACAAACAGTTATAAAGAAAAAGGTTCTAAAAAAAGATAACATAGCAGATACTCTTCCAT from Tannockella kyphosi harbors:
- a CDS encoding ABC transporter ATP-binding protein, whose translation is MIKLKNYYKPFLVSIIIIVGLLFVQSQAELSLPDYMSEIVTNGIQSGGAEDAVAQVMSEETYDHICIFLDDQEIEVLEENYTLIENSEIDQDILDLYSTIDDQNIYVLNDTFDRDALNEVLLRPFMLLASLEEVDLTSEEYATMLAMLPEGSDVYTLFSYMSEEDLEAVFSDVDAMIETLGESTSLIAAGTAVLSEYESLGRDIDELQNDYIKSIGLTMLVVAFIGTVCAISVSLLAARIGAGVARNLRKAIFEKVESFSNEEFNKFSTASLITRTTNDITQVQMVTVMMLRIVFFAPMMGIGGIIHALNNAASMAWIIVLVIIVILCIIMVAFTVVLPKFKIIQTLIDKLNLTMRENLSGMLVIRAFGNEAYSEDRFEKANNELTKVNLFTNRSMSCLMPLITFIMNVVMVAIVWFGAKEIDAGTLDIGKMMAFMQYAMQIIMAFIMIAVIAIMIPRASVAAGRIYEVLTTEPKIHDPKQERSFDESKKGFVEFKNVSFQYPGAHEAVLENINFQALPGQTTAIIGSTGAGKSTLINLIPRFYEVTSGEVLVSGVDVREVTQHNLRDKIGLVPQIGNLFSGTIESNVKYGNESLNEQEVLEILRIAQASEFIESKEEGIQSSISQGGTNVSGGQKQRLAIARALAKNPDVLVFDDSFSALDFKTDARLRQELEILCQKTNQTVIIVGQRIASIMGADQIIVLDDGKMVGIGKHDELMKTCEVYQEIAHSQLSKEELTNG
- a CDS encoding MarR family winged helix-turn-helix transcriptional regulator, which encodes MDDKMFERAEILMDRIAILKKSVHELTAIEKKKAPVDITLWQFRLMMLIYRKGEMNQRELAGMMHISPATLSVGIQRLENAGFLKKQQDSLDKRNTLLTLTDGGIDRVIEGKAVVEKSMKGLLDGFENQELEQMVGFVSRLEANIKRIKEDFE
- a CDS encoding C-GCAxxG-C-C family protein — protein: MDVNERVLLGKEIVKKGYNCCQAVLGSYVDVLDIDMDTAMHISYGLGGGVGHIREICGALLGGAMVLSLRYGQIEADKTVKKSVEEITTEFLREFEASRGALRCEELKGLKKIEGKEVRLGTCGAYIEETIILLEKYM
- a CDS encoding glutamate-5-semialdehyde dehydrogenase is translated as MEQVIKQQLKDAANAKTRLAVLETKDKNLALKKIQDTLLAHIDQIVEENNKDIDNARITGLSEAMIDRLLLDESRIKAMVQDIQKVIELEDPIGQKVREIHKDNGLEIQQVRVPIGVIGVIYESRPNVTIDIASLCIKSGNVCVLKGGKEAFYSNMVLTKLMVEATLDILGKDAIIYIETSSRQDVDILLQAKEYLDLLIPRGSATLIQHVTKNSLVPVIETGAGVCHLFVDKDADLEKAKAIALNGKVQRPSVCNALETIIVHQAIAKEFLELLYDAFIKEEVKMYGCSKTKSFIQCFLINEDSYSTEYGSKACNIKVVDHFEEAIAHIQQFSTKHSEAIVSENMERCELFLNQVDSACVYANASTRFSDGGEFGFGVEVGISTQKLHARGPMGLQEITTTKYKIYGRGQIR
- the proB gene encoding glutamate 5-kinase; the protein is MQSVMIKIGTSSLCDDLGVLSLEKMMHLVVQIVEIQRRGIKVTLVSSGAIGAGMGVLALKEKPTQMKQKQALAAIGQAHLMKAYEDVFKIFECHCAQILVNHDDFDDRKRLMNLTNALESIHEYGAIAIINENDTLATDEIKVGDNDTLAALMAPIVKADLLIITSDIDGLYDDNPHTNKDAKRIPYVQTIGQDIMDMAKGTVSKVGTGGMSSKIHAAKIVMDANIDMAIVSSNEKTGLLDVLEGKDIGTYFSSKLGRNLSLRNHWILYRSIPKGKLIVDDGCKKALLNLHTSLLSSGIVEVVGVFLQGQVVDIVDVQGNIIARGIVGYASHEIDLVKGRKSKEMQTILSTYVRGEIIHANDLVLMEGKHGTSN